GCAGTCCGATGCAATGTCTAATTAGAACTAAAATCCGAAGAACACGAAAATAATTATGAGCTGACAacgcaaaaaataaaattaaaacaactGTATAGATAGTACTCACTGAAGGATTTGTGACCAGAAAGAAAATTTTGTTCTAATGTAATTTCagtaataaattttttgaaaaagcCACTAAATATACTAAAATTAAAGAAGAGAATTTACTTGGCAGCAGCGGAATTTACTTAGCAGCGATGGAATCCAACGACGGCGGTAGAGGGCTTGGCAGCGGCGGAATCCGACGGCAGCCTAGGTCGCCTTCGACGGCAGTTGGAGGAGGATGGGGATAAATCGCTAAAATTAACCTCCAATCGATGGGAATCGACGGCGAAGGCGAGGCGCAACAATCGGCGGTGACGCTTGGGAATCCAGCGGCCAGGTGCGGTAGTGGAGCGACGACGTTGCTGGATGGCGGAGAAATTCCGATGGATGGGTGGTGCAACGGCGAAAACATTGTGAGCGGCGCAGCAGGAGCTAGGGCAGAATATGTTCAAGTTTTGGATTTGAACGGCGCACAGatcaattcaaaaaaaattaaaactcacGACGTGTTTGCTACCACGTCGTTTATGCATCCAACAGTACACAACGTCACCCAAGACCTGTCGTCTAATAAAGGTATAGACGACGTGTTTCGAAGCCGCATCGTCTATATAGGGCACTCATAGACTACGCAGCCTGTGAATGTCGTTTATTACACAATAGACGATAGTTTTTCGGCGCATCGTCTATGAGCGTCCTATATAGACAACGCGCCTCAagatatccgttatctataccACTATTAGACAACATGTTTGGTTCAATGTCGTCTAATTTCTCGCTCATAGACGACGTGGATTTGTAATCCGTCGTCTTTCACCTTATTAGACGACGTGTTTTGTTAAGTGTCGTCAATTTCCTGTAGTCTATGATGCAAATTCTTGTAGTGGCAGATGGATTCAATTTCCAACTGGTCTGCCAACCTGCAAACTCTTCGGACACCAATGTCAATGATCTTGGATTCTTTAAAGCAATTCAAACATTGAAAGACCATAAACCAGCCAAGGATGTAGAAGAACTACTCAAAAATGTGCAAGAAGCATATATAGAGTACCACCACAGAAGATAAACCATGTCTTTCTTACTCTACATGATTGCTACCACGAAATACTCAAAGCTAAAGGAGACAACAACTACACAATCTCTCATATGAACAAAGAAAGATTGGAAAAGGGCAGGGATTCTACCAGATGCAGTAGCAATTGAAGAACAACTAGCAAGAGAGCGTGTAGAGTACCTAGAAGGTCTAAAAGATGATAGCACGAATGAAGCACAAATGCAACAGACCATGGAGGAAGCACAGATGCAACAAATCATGGAGTAAGAGCAAATGCAATAAAACTTGGGTATGCTCCTAAAGGGTCTCAGGTAGGaatggcaatgggccggatctggaccggatcttgcttggtccagatccagatccggatttTTTGACTTAggcccagatccggtccagatccattggatctaaaaaaatgagatccaggtccagatccataagatccacaggatctcgggtccagacccggatccatactttttgtcttttaaaataaatttataaatcttaaattaatcccaaataaaattataattattgtctagattttcaacaattattcaaaataaatgaattaaccatattctataaaaatattatcaaagtttgataacaataagaatataataatcaagtactaaataacagtggaacaatgtgtcctctattttacatagaaaaaagaaaattaatgtcatcaataataataataataataataataataataataataataataataataataataataataataataataataatgaaaactaaaatttaaattaaaataaaagtaaaatattatatttaattgcattatatagtatttatgaaaagagatataTAGATTAGTCATAGATATTAGATTAgagttagataaaaataaacaacattatatatatttttatatatgaatGGATCCATGGACTGGATCTGGGTCTCAGATTttttgctccagatccagatccgaaaATTATAGGATTAAGCCAGATCCGATCCAGATCCATTGGGTCCATTTTTCCTAAGGTCCAGATCCTAAAAAAAGGATTTGGATCCGCGGATTTGGACCGGGTCCAAAAtacattgccatccctagtctcAGGCATGTACAAATCACTTAGGAGACACACTGCAATTCCTTTTGGGTTGGGTTTACAGAACCAAACATCATTtgacatattttatttatgtttggaATGTAAACTTATTAAATGAATCACTACATTATTCTTATGCCTATTTTGTTTATGTTTATCTCCTAAGAAACCTCCAAAACTAAGTTAGAAACCTAGTGGTGGCTCTCTTAGGAGATAGACAATTTCCCTCAGATTAAAGATCATCATTGGGGCTGACTAATCACAAGTAGTAGTATCACAAAATGATATATATGCATCACCAGCCACCAACAAACCCAATCACATAATCACAGCAAGTAATTGGCATCACCAGCCACGAACAAACCCAATCACATAATCACAACAAGCAATTGATATCACCAGCCACCAACAAACCCAATTACATAATCATAGCAAGCAATTGGCATCAACAACCACTAACAAACCCCAATGGCATCACCAGCCAACCAACAAACCCAAAGAAAATGTTATAACACAGTCTAAATGATAAAGATATCATCTTAAACGCTCAGATCTAGCAACGCAGGAAACCAAATGGCTAGGATTTGAAGGTGGCGGCGGCGCGCACAGGGTTCAGACTCCGTTCTGACGAACGACGGCGGCTCTTCATCAGAGATGAGGCCACCGGCAGCAACGCATGCCTCATAGCCATTGTCAGGAAGGATCGACTCCAAAATTCCAACATATTTTCTGTATTTTTTGGCTTCGAATTGAGCAAAATTATAGAGAGAGGCCTCCTCAATAGATCCATGTGCCGGCGTCGTAAAAGAAGGAGTGTGAGTCGGCGACAACCATGGCTCAACAGATCCAGGTGCCGACGTCGAATCTACGAAAGATTTAGTCTCCGGCACCATGGATTTCGTCTCCAGCACGAAAGAATTAGATTCCAGCACGAAAGATTGAGATTCCGGCGCCACCCCTCAAGATAAGCCACATAAGAAATGACGACTTCTTCCATGGAGGGGAGGCCGGATACACCCTTTATTTCCTTCGATTCGACATCCCATTCCCTtgaataagtgggagaagaTGTCGAAAGAGAAGTCATCAAAAGTTAATCGGTGGGGCGAAGAAGAAGATCGGAGAacaaggaggagagagagatcgaCAAAAGGTTCGAGAtagagtttagggtttcagCCGATTAGGTATCAATTCCCTTTTTAGGGAATAAAAATGGAGGCAACCTAGGATACATGGGCCGAAAAAagcaaaatgaattaaattagaTTAGGTTGAGAATAattacttatgttaatatataatatggtgGATTCAAttggtaaagtgtagtaattttaaaagtaagcgaaaatatatactccctccgtccctaaaataacttcatctttttccattacgtcccccaaataacttcctctttttttctttccatttttggacacctaccccaccactaataatactttatttattcttatttttcacttttcaccactcccaatactaattataacacttttcacaacttccaataataattatatcactttttatccactatcaatacactttacaacttttcattaaaatctgtgccgtccccaaagaagaagccatttcagggacgaagggagtatatcgAAAAAGCAGAGTATGTAATGTAGGTGATTgatggacggatgaagtactaCTTATAGCCACCGTATTATTCTTTTGGTTTTTTAGTAAATTTTGAGATGatttatctaaataaaagaCGAGATTCTCAAGTCTATTTTCATGAGAAAGTGAAGAGTTAAATTTAATTCCGAAAAGAAAAAGTGAGAGTTTAATTTAAAACGACACCACCAGATATTCTACGCTATGAAGCAGATAAGGAATTCTGATTCCCAGCTTAGAAAATCCAGATGCAAATCTGATTTCTTTCCTGAAATCATGAGACTCTGTTGTGATTAGCAATAGGTTTCCTTTTCAAAATTTCCCCAAAACACTTCAATGGATCCCATTCCCGATTTGCGTTAAATATAGGTCAAAATATGAACTGAAAAAGAAAAACCCTAGAAATTCCAAAGAAGAAAAAGCACACAGACATAGATTGCATTCCCTTCAAACACGGTCTATTAATTTTGGTCAGAAACGCATACCAATTCCATTCAACTGAAGTGTCAAAAGACGCCCACAAAGTTCAACCTACGTTacagatttatatatatatggacaTGTATGCATATTTGTAGCTGAAGGTGGACATATTTCTTGAATACCCCTTGTCGCGATTTTTGTTCGAGGGATCGTCGGAGTGAACTCTTGAAAATGGTCGCTGCCGCGCCGTGCGACCACCGGAGCGCGAAAGAGGTCATCTTCGACGCCTCCGCCGGTGCCTCTGCGGGTAACTATTTCAGTAACTCAAGGTCGCTGCAATCGcctttatgttttctttttaatctggtgatgattgatggatttgGTATCGTTGTTTTGTTGATTGAATATTAGGTGCAATAGCAGCTACATTCGTGTGCCCGTTGGATGTGATAAAGACGAGGCTTCAAGTCCATGGCCTCCCAGAAATGCAGCCTTCTGGTCGTAAAGGTACCAATTTCTTGAAAATCTTGTAATTTTTTAGGTTTGAATAGAAAAGGTTGGCTATATTTATATCCACTCTGCTTAATTAGCTTATGCTATGTGTTTTTGTGGTGAAATTTAGGTAGTGTGATTATTGTGAGCCTACAAAATATTGTTCGAAACGAAGGTCTGAGGGGACTCTACCGCGGCCTAACGCCAACTTTGACAGCATTACTTCCAAATTGGGCTGTGAGTGTTGTCTTTCAATAATTTGAATTTCGCCTGTTATCTTCTGTGCGACCGAATAGACTTTGTTTCATCTGTGTAACAACAATTTGCTATTACTTTTCGCTATATTAGTGATGTTGGTTTGATAGATTTGTATTTGTTCTGATGGCTAGTAGAAGCACATTGTGATTGTAACTTAATTTAGAGGTATGGCTGAAGCAGTTTTCTATTTGTTAATCTCCTTTATACGAATTCATTTCGAGATGTGTGCAAAATTCTACTCAAGAACAGTAGTGTAGTGATTTAGAATCTCATTTCTTGCTTTTCTGGATATTGGAGATCATATTTTCTAGTCCTTTTCTCTCTGTCCATGCACTTTCTATCTCATTTAATCTTTTAAGAAGAAACAGTTTACGTGTTTGAATCAGATTATGtggctatttatttaattctcaTCATCTGACTTACAAAAATGTTATTCCTTGTTGGAACTGTTTTCACAAATTTTCATCTTTGAGGCAAATTTATTTTAGCTTCCACATGTTTTACTGACAATCTATCATTGACCATTGCAGGTATACTTCACGGTTTATGGGCATCTTAAAGAGCTATTACATACATATGGTAGGTCTCAATAGCTTCAGAAATTGCTGTATGTTATTGATGATGTTAATTTTTCACTGGCTCAGCTCCACTAGAAGTGGAATGTAAATAATTCTACTTTAGAAAGATCTTACTTATATTTTGCAATGATACAGAAGGCAGCAACAACAGCGACCAGCTTTCGATTGGTTCAAATATGGTAGCTGCTGCAGGAGCTGGTGCTGCAACAGCTGTCGCAACAAATCCTTTGTGGGTTGTTAAGACACGACTTCAAGTAGGTTGGAATGTTTTATGTAAATCGAATgctttatagttttttttttttttttttttttttttttttttttctaaggcGTGCCTCAGTGCGAGGTGCCTGGAAATCGCATCTGAGGCGGCGTCTCACCTGATGTGATGAGGCAATATCCTTGCATTTAGGGCTTGAAGTTCCCTTTTTCCAGTTTGTTGGGCTTCTTGAGGCTCGAAACTGAATGGGCTTTCATGTTTAGGCCTCACTTTGAAGTGAACTGTGTAAAAATAATtaggaaaaggggaaaaaagtgaaaaaattgaAACCCAAAGAAACCCTATATTCTGGTTATTCTAAAAACTCCGGCTTCTCtcaccttctctctctcacctATTTAATTATTAGACTTTAATTTGGGATTTTATAGACTTATAACTAGTTATGAACTTATGATTTTTATGTGTTTTCATATATTTGCTATATCTTTATGTGTTTTATTATTAGTTAAGATTTTCATGTGATTTTATGATTCACACCTCAGACTGCCTGGCGGGGCTATGGGAAAACGCCTCAGGCTTAAAGCACAATTTAAAACCTTGCTTACAACtgtaatataaatatagtattGGCTTTTGGACTTGTATAATAATCAAGCCTTGCTTCTTCCGAAATTAATTTGGAGCTCATCTCTGTTCTTAGACACAAGGAATGAGGCAAGGTGTAGTTCCTTACAAGAATATATTTTCTGCTTTGAGTCGAATTGCCCATGAAGAAGGATTCCGGGGATGGTACAGGTTAGTTCCAATTAAACTCACAAAAATCCGAACAATTTCATCAACCACTGAGAAGGACTCAGCAAAATTTCTGGGTTCACATTGTGGTGCTCTATCATAATTGAATTGGCACTTAATTCTCCTTTTGTTTATACAGTGGTCTTCTGCCTTCGTTGGCTGGAGTTAGTCACGTAGCTATCCAGTTCCCTGCATATGAAAGGATAAAATTCTACTTGGCTAAACAAGGTACAACGACACACTTGCGCTTTGTTTCTGGCTTCTTTTGATGTTCTTGTGCACACAGTCTGTGTTCATATACATCACTAGGGCAGAGGTTTCCCGTTAGGTGTGGGGATTTATTTCTATAATGCGACCAAAATCATATCCATcatctttttgtttctttatttGGAAGGGAATAAAAGGGATAATGAGCTCAACCCCGGAGAACTTGCAATTGCCTCATCATCTTCAAAGGTCGTCGCCTCTCTATCAACTTATCCCCATGAGGTATGGTTTTCCTTCCATTACCTCCTCAATAATACACATTTATCTTGTCAAAAAGGGTAGGGTAACAAAATACATATTTACAAACTTGGACTTAGTCATGA
The genomic region above belongs to Salvia miltiorrhiza cultivar Shanhuang (shh) chromosome 5, IMPLAD_Smil_shh, whole genome shotgun sequence and contains:
- the LOC130986428 gene encoding nicotinamide adenine dinucleotide transporter 1, chloroplastic-like isoform X1 gives rise to the protein MVAAAPCDHRSAKEVIFDASAGASAGAIAATFVCPLDVIKTRLQVHGLPEMQPSGRKGSVIIVSLQNIVRNEGLRGLYRGLTPTLTALLPNWAVYFTVYGHLKELLHTYEGSNNSDQLSIGSNMVAAAGAGAATAVATNPLWVVKTRLQTQGMRQGVVPYKNIFSALSRIAHEEGFRGWYSGLLPSLAGVSHVAIQFPAYERIKFYLAKQGNKRDNELNPGELAIASSSSKVVASLSTYPHEVIRSRLQEQGQVRDSQPKYSGVVDCIKKVFRQEGLTGFYRGCATNLLRTTPSAVITFTSYEMIHRFLLQLSPKEKQHPKPHPKPDSGTKSQKGSTSPGENDTLDQSVNPSNDRTRLIPLDNTDHKLTARH
- the LOC130986428 gene encoding nicotinamide adenine dinucleotide transporter 1, chloroplastic-like isoform X2; the encoded protein is MVAAAPCDHRSAKEVIFDASAGASAGAIAATFVCPLDVIKTRLQVHGLPEMQPSGRKGSVIIVSLQNIVRNEGLRGLYRGLTPTLTALLPNWAVYFTVYGHLKELLHTYGSNNSDQLSIGSNMVAAAGAGAATAVATNPLWVVKTRLQTQGMRQGVVPYKNIFSALSRIAHEEGFRGWYSGLLPSLAGVSHVAIQFPAYERIKFYLAKQGNKRDNELNPGELAIASSSSKVVASLSTYPHEVIRSRLQEQGQVRDSQPKYSGVVDCIKKVFRQEGLTGFYRGCATNLLRTTPSAVITFTSYEMIHRFLLQLSPKEKQHPKPHPKPDSGTKSQKGSTSPGENDTLDQSVNPSNDRTRLIPLDNTDHKLTARH